One segment of Ureibacillus thermophilus DNA contains the following:
- a CDS encoding UDP-N-acetylmuramoyl-L-alanyl-D-glutamate--2,6-diaminopimelate ligase, which translates to MQLAELLKDWPCTVKGSSIRIEVTGIEDHAQHVKPGDLFIVRKGKKFDGYEFIDLAIQNGAVGVVIEDENKLDQLKLPVPLIWVPNCLKFMSFSAAKIHHFPAEALQVIAITGTNGKTTVSHFIGQLLQALHKKVMVIGTVGVFINGEEIDLEYEHLTTLQPKHLHKILQYAVRNRIQYVALEASSMGLATHRLDDCDIDIGVFLNLAEDHIEEHGSFEKYKQSKQILAQLAKKIILNGDDSFCRTVGLQSKKKKTYFGLGNRMNYQLQVLAEGIQHTTCCLQSDKGQKVFTLPFVGEYQLQNAIAAITTVSELGFPIDKICEAAEHLHLPNGRLEPVPNNLNLSIYIDYAHTEAALRAVLKTLKKTVKNELILVFSCGGDRDKHKRIKMGAVASKYADMIYLTTDNPRSEDPTLINSQIAAGFPSTQKYEMILDRAEAIEKAILSAKEGDTILIAGKGHETTQTFKDKEIYFSDYECVQAVLANYHQNQ; encoded by the coding sequence GTGCAATTAGCAGAGTTATTAAAAGATTGGCCTTGTACGGTGAAAGGCAGCTCCATCCGCATTGAAGTAACTGGTATTGAAGATCATGCCCAGCATGTGAAACCCGGCGATTTATTTATTGTCAGAAAAGGGAAAAAGTTTGATGGGTATGAGTTCATTGATTTAGCCATTCAAAATGGTGCGGTTGGAGTTGTCATTGAAGATGAAAATAAACTCGATCAATTAAAATTACCGGTGCCTCTAATTTGGGTTCCGAACTGTTTAAAGTTTATGTCCTTTAGTGCTGCAAAAATTCATCATTTTCCTGCAGAAGCGCTGCAAGTCATTGCAATAACTGGTACGAATGGAAAAACGACGGTGAGCCATTTTATTGGGCAACTGCTGCAAGCACTACATAAAAAGGTCATGGTAATTGGAACGGTTGGCGTATTTATCAATGGTGAAGAAATTGATTTAGAATACGAACATTTAACAACACTGCAGCCGAAACATTTGCATAAAATCTTGCAGTATGCGGTAAGAAATAGAATACAATATGTGGCACTGGAAGCCTCTTCTATGGGGCTTGCGACTCATCGGCTGGATGATTGCGATATTGATATAGGGGTATTTTTAAATTTAGCGGAAGATCATATTGAAGAACACGGATCCTTTGAAAAATATAAACAATCCAAACAAATTTTAGCCCAGCTGGCAAAAAAGATTATATTAAATGGTGACGATTCATTTTGTCGAACAGTAGGTCTGCAATCGAAAAAGAAAAAGACCTATTTTGGTCTCGGAAATCGCATGAATTACCAATTGCAAGTGTTGGCGGAGGGCATTCAGCATACCACTTGCTGTTTGCAGAGCGATAAAGGCCAAAAGGTGTTTACATTGCCATTTGTGGGAGAATATCAATTGCAAAATGCCATCGCTGCCATTACAACCGTCAGCGAATTAGGCTTCCCAATCGATAAGATTTGTGAAGCGGCAGAACACTTGCATTTGCCAAACGGAAGGCTTGAGCCGGTTCCAAATAATTTAAATTTGTCTATCTACATCGACTATGCCCATACGGAAGCAGCGTTGAGAGCCGTATTAAAAACATTGAAAAAAACAGTGAAAAACGAATTAATTTTAGTATTTAGCTGCGGCGGCGACAGAGATAAACATAAGCGGATAAAAATGGGGGCGGTTGCTTCCAAATATGCAGATATGATTTACTTGACAACTGATAATCCGAGAAGTGAGGATCCAACTTTGATAAATTCTCAAATTGCAGCCGGGTTCCCATCGACTCAAAAATATGAAATGATATTAGATCGGGCAGAAGCTATCGAAAAAGCTATTTTATCTGCTAAAGAAGGGGATACGATCCTTATCGCCGGAAAAGGGCATGAAACGACCCAAACCTTTAAGGACAAGGAAATTTATTTTTCCGATTATGAATGTGTTCAAGCTGTTTTGGCAAATTATCATCAAAATCAATAA
- a CDS encoding YlbF family regulator, translating into MMMTSEWAFILDEADALSSMILNSELVRNYREAHQAVYSDRSLVEKIAAFNRLKEQYEDVQRFGKYHPDYHTIMKEIRKQKRELDLNEKVANLKFAENELQDLLDEICLIIGKSVSEAVKVPVSNPFFETSCHSGGCGSGGNCSCSA; encoded by the coding sequence ATGATGATGACATCAGAATGGGCCTTCATTTTAGATGAAGCTGACGCATTGAGCTCCATGATTCTCAATTCTGAACTCGTTCGCAATTACCGAGAAGCGCACCAAGCGGTTTACAGCGACCGATCGTTAGTTGAGAAGATTGCCGCATTTAATCGATTAAAAGAACAATATGAGGATGTACAACGTTTTGGCAAGTATCATCCTGATTATCATACAATTATGAAAGAAATTCGAAAGCAGAAAAGGGAACTGGATTTAAATGAAAAAGTTGCCAATTTAAAATTTGCTGAAAATGAACTGCAAGATTTGTTGGATGAAATTTGTCTCATTATTGGAAAATCCGTTTCGGAAGCGGTCAAAGTTCCAGTGAGCAACCCATTTTTTGAAACGTCTTGCCACTCCGGCGGCTGCGGATCCGGTGGAAATTGCTCTTGTTCTGCTTAA
- a CDS encoding CAP domain-containing protein, translating into MKTLFRILIVLFCIAILYYYTSDSTYELEPLEGPNSNSSVIPKTEIPKGDEDALPRPEMGISTYINQKSDRIVKDFGEPNRIDQSAYGYEWWVYNNNPKSFIMFGVENGTITQVYTAGSHVDATPYKIGESIDEIYRMTIVNPEITVNIGDNVYTFSLSEYDMHSRILVKFDGVFAQLYIDQFTNTLVGIRYMNSETLVKHRPYEMSFVGDLIRVPNLNSYILQQSNEAYSKQLFDTINVFRNNKDVPVLEWDVEASLAAMEHSEEMYTEDYLSHDSPKFGSLKDRLQMHSIVYDEAGENLATAYYDAIEAAHGWFNSEEHRDLILNEKFTHVGSGVFINYYTQIFLKKP; encoded by the coding sequence ATGAAAACGCTCTTTCGAATATTAATTGTCCTTTTTTGTATTGCTATTCTTTATTATTATACATCTGATTCAACTTATGAGCTTGAGCCATTGGAAGGCCCAAATTCGAACTCCTCTGTAATCCCTAAAACCGAAATTCCAAAAGGGGATGAGGATGCATTGCCAAGACCTGAGATGGGCATTTCTACATACATAAATCAAAAAAGCGATAGGATCGTAAAGGATTTTGGCGAGCCAAATCGAATTGACCAAAGCGCCTATGGTTATGAATGGTGGGTTTATAATAATAATCCAAAATCATTCATCATGTTTGGGGTAGAAAATGGAACGATTACTCAAGTGTATACAGCAGGTAGTCATGTGGATGCAACACCGTATAAGATAGGTGAATCGATTGATGAAATTTATCGGATGACGATTGTTAATCCGGAAATAACGGTAAATATTGGAGATAACGTTTATACATTTTCACTGTCGGAATATGATATGCATTCTCGAATTTTAGTAAAATTTGACGGCGTTTTTGCCCAATTATATATCGACCAATTCACAAATACGTTGGTGGGCATTCGATATATGAACAGTGAAACCTTGGTGAAGCATAGACCATATGAGATGAGCTTTGTAGGGGATTTAATTCGGGTGCCGAATTTAAATTCTTATATTTTACAGCAAAGCAATGAAGCCTATTCAAAACAATTATTTGATACGATCAATGTTTTCCGTAACAATAAGGATGTTCCAGTATTGGAATGGGATGTTGAGGCAAGCCTTGCTGCCATGGAACATAGTGAAGAAATGTATACAGAAGATTATTTGTCTCATGATTCGCCTAAATTTGGTTCGCTTAAAGATCGGCTGCAAATGCATTCAATTGTGTATGATGAAGCGGGAGAAAACTTGGCTACAGCTTATTATGATGCCATTGAAGCTGCCCATGGATGGTTTAATTCAGAGGAGCATCGCGATTTGATTTTAAATGAAAAATTCACTCATGTTGGTTCAGGGGTTTTCATCAATTACTATACTCAAATTTTTTTAAAGAAACCTTGA
- a CDS encoding DUF523 domain-containing protein gives MILVSACLAGLKVRYNGTDCLDEKIAKLLEEKKAVTVCPEVLGGLPIPREPAEIIGGDGFDVLDGKAKVVSKSGKDVTEHFLKGALTTLEIAKKVNATIVVLKENSPSCGSTMIYNGEFNGEKKAGDGVTSALLKRNGFRVISEEEFLRELN, from the coding sequence ATGATTTTAGTAAGTGCATGTTTAGCAGGTTTAAAAGTTCGTTATAATGGCACCGATTGTTTAGATGAAAAAATAGCGAAATTGCTTGAAGAGAAAAAAGCCGTCACGGTTTGTCCAGAAGTGCTTGGAGGATTGCCGATTCCTCGGGAGCCAGCTGAAATCATTGGGGGAGACGGTTTTGATGTGTTAGATGGGAAGGCAAAGGTTGTTTCAAAATCAGGAAAGGATGTAACAGAACATTTTTTAAAGGGAGCCTTAACTACTTTGGAAATCGCTAAGAAAGTGAATGCTACAATTGTCGTGTTGAAAGAAAACAGTCCGTCTTGTGGAAGTACGATGATTTACAATGGAGAGTTTAATGGAGAGAAAAAGGCAGGAGATGGCGTTACTTCTGCGTTGCTGAAACGAAATGGATTTAGAGTGATTTCAGAAGAGGAGTTTTTGAGGGAATTAAATTAA